In the Flavisolibacter tropicus genome, one interval contains:
- the eboC gene encoding UbiA-like protein EboC (EboC, a homolog the polyprenyltransferase UbiA, belongs to system of proteins involved in the trafficking of precursor metabolites to an extracytoplasmic compartment so that the biosynthesis of certain natural products, such as scytonemin, can be completed.) — MQTWKGYLRLMRPANIVTAISDILAGAAIAGYFTNSHWAALQVDPILLLVLATIGLYGGGVVFNDVFDADLDKVERPERPIPSGLIDKQKAAVLGSGLILMAIIAAYFVHHGFYPSCLIAIAIAVAALTYDKWGKHHAFLGPLNMGLCRGGNILLGMSVLPAAISEYWFIGIIPVIYISAITMISRGEVHGGKKSVLMAAAIFYLLVISSILFIAYYNSTTLRTLFFLLLFGGMIFLPLQKAMRYPSGPSIGKAVKAGVLALIVLNASWAVAFGTVSLALVILMLLPVSIILAKAFAVT; from the coding sequence ATGCAAACGTGGAAGGGTTATTTGCGATTAATGCGACCAGCCAATATTGTTACGGCCATTTCTGATATACTGGCGGGTGCTGCTATTGCTGGTTATTTTACCAATAGCCATTGGGCTGCATTACAGGTAGATCCAATACTGCTGTTGGTGTTAGCAACTATTGGCTTGTATGGTGGTGGGGTAGTATTCAACGATGTATTTGATGCCGATTTGGATAAGGTAGAAAGACCTGAGCGTCCTATACCGAGTGGGCTAATTGATAAACAGAAAGCAGCAGTTTTGGGAAGTGGGTTAATATTAATGGCCATCATTGCTGCCTACTTTGTACATCACGGCTTTTACCCATCTTGCCTTATTGCCATTGCAATAGCGGTGGCGGCATTAACTTATGATAAGTGGGGGAAGCACCATGCTTTTTTGGGGCCATTGAATATGGGGCTTTGTCGGGGTGGTAATATTTTGCTTGGAATGAGTGTTCTGCCGGCGGCCATTAGTGAATACTGGTTTATTGGTATTATACCTGTAATATACATAAGTGCCATAACCATGATTAGCAGGGGCGAGGTGCATGGTGGCAAAAAGAGTGTTCTGATGGCTGCAGCCATATTCTACCTGTTGGTTATTAGTAGTATTTTATTTATTGCTTATTACAACAGCACGACGCTACGCACATTGTTTTTCCTTTTGCTATTTGGAGGCATGATTTTTTTACCCTTACAGAAAGCTATGAGATATCCATCAGGGCCTTCCATTGGTAAAGCGGTGAAAGCAGGCGTGTTGGCATTGATCGTATTGAATGCTTCATGGGCGGTTGCTTTTGGCACTGTCTCTTTGGCCTTGGTTATTTTAATGCTTTTGCCTGTATCTATCATATTGGCCAAAGCCTTTGCTGTAACCTAA